In one Streptomyces sp. NBC_01288 genomic region, the following are encoded:
- a CDS encoding homoserine dehydrogenase — translation MMRTRPLKVALLGCGVVGSEVARIMTTHADDLAARIGAPVELAGVAVRRPSKVREGIDPALVTTDATALVKRGDIDVVVEVIGGIEPARSLITAAFEHGASVVSANKALLAQDGAALHAAAEQQGKDLYYEAAVAGAIPLIRPLRESLAGDKVNRVLGIVNGTTNFILDKMDSTGAGYQEALDEATALGYAEADPTADVEGFDAAAKAAILAGIAFHTRVRLDDVYREGMTEVTASDFASAKNMGCTIKLLAICERAEDGGSVTARVHPAMIPLSHPLASVRGAYNAVFVESDASGQLMFYGPGAGGAPTASAVLGDLVAVCRNRLNGTTGPGESAYAGLPVSGMGEVVTRYHISLDVADKPGVLAQVATVFAEHGVSIDTVRQQGKDGEASLVVVTHRASDAALGGTVEALRKLDTVRGVASIMRVEGE, via the coding sequence ATGATGCGTACGCGTCCGCTGAAGGTGGCGCTGCTGGGCTGTGGAGTGGTCGGCTCAGAGGTGGCGCGCATCATGACGACGCACGCCGACGACCTCGCCGCCCGCATCGGCGCACCCGTCGAGCTCGCGGGCGTCGCCGTACGACGGCCCTCCAAGGTCCGCGAAGGCATCGACCCCGCCCTCGTCACCACCGACGCCACGGCTCTGGTGAAACGCGGCGATATCGACGTCGTAGTAGAGGTCATCGGGGGGATCGAGCCCGCGCGTTCGCTCATCACCGCCGCCTTCGAGCACGGTGCTTCCGTCGTCTCCGCCAACAAGGCGCTGCTCGCCCAGGACGGTGCCGCGTTGCACGCCGCCGCCGAGCAGCAGGGCAAGGATCTGTACTACGAGGCCGCCGTCGCCGGTGCGATTCCCCTCATTCGTCCGCTGCGCGAGTCCCTCGCCGGTGACAAGGTCAACCGGGTGCTCGGGATCGTCAACGGGACCACCAACTTCATCCTCGACAAGATGGATTCGACCGGCGCCGGTTACCAGGAGGCCCTCGACGAGGCCACCGCCCTGGGGTACGCCGAAGCCGACCCCACCGCCGACGTCGAGGGCTTCGACGCCGCCGCCAAGGCCGCCATCCTCGCCGGAATCGCCTTCCACACGCGCGTGCGTCTCGACGACGTCTACCGCGAGGGCATGACCGAGGTCACCGCCTCCGACTTCGCCTCCGCGAAGAACATGGGCTGCACCATCAAGCTGCTGGCGATCTGCGAGCGGGCCGAGGACGGCGGGTCCGTCACCGCGCGTGTGCATCCCGCGATGATCCCGCTCAGCCACCCGCTCGCCTCCGTACGCGGCGCCTACAACGCCGTGTTCGTCGAGTCCGACGCCTCCGGGCAGCTGATGTTCTACGGCCCCGGCGCGGGCGGCGCCCCCACCGCCTCCGCCGTGCTCGGTGACCTCGTCGCCGTGTGCCGCAACCGGCTCAACGGGACCACCGGGCCCGGCGAGTCGGCGTACGCCGGACTGCCCGTGTCGGGCATGGGCGAGGTCGTCACGCGGTACCACATCAGCCTCGACGTCGCCGACAAACCGGGTGTTCTCGCACAGGTCGCCACCGTGTTCGCCGAGCACGGAGTCTCGATCGATACGGTTCGGCAGCAGGGGAAGGACGGCGAGGCATCCCTCGTCGTCGTCACGCACCGCGCGTCCGACGCCGCCCTGGGCGGGACCGTCGAGGCGTTGCGCAAGCTCGACACCGTGCGGGGTGTCGCCAGCATCATGCGGGTTGAAGGAGAGTAA
- the lysA gene encoding diaminopimelate decarboxylase, with amino-acid sequence MSRSAHPAGPRHADVLPEGHYSAPAADLNELDPKVWAQTVSRDADGVVTVGGIDVKTLAEQHGTPAYVLDEADFRERARAWRTAFGQDADVFYAGKAFLSRAVVRWLDEEGLNLDVCSGGELATALSAGMPADRIAFHGNNKSVGEITRAIEAGVGRIVLDSFQEIVRVAHIAQSLGKRQRVQIRITVGVEAHTHEFIATAHEDQKFGIPLAGGQAAEAVRRALQLDGLEVIGIHSHIGSQIFDMSGFEVAAHRVVGLLKAVRDEHGVELPEIDLGGGLGIAYTSDDDPREPHEIAKALTEIVTRECESAKLRTPRISVEPGRAIVGPTAFTLYEVGTIKPLDGLRTYVSVDGGMSDNIRTALYDAEYSVALVSRRSDAEPMLARVVGKHCESGDIVVKDAFLPGDLAPGDLIAVPATGAYCRSMASNYNHVLRPPVVAVKDGESRVIVRRETEDDLLRLDVG; translated from the coding sequence ATGAGCCGTTCCGCACATCCCGCCGGTCCCCGGCACGCCGACGTTCTGCCCGAGGGGCACTACTCCGCCCCGGCCGCCGACCTCAACGAACTCGACCCCAAGGTGTGGGCGCAGACCGTGAGTCGTGACGCGGACGGTGTCGTCACCGTCGGCGGTATCGACGTGAAGACGCTCGCCGAGCAGCACGGCACCCCGGCGTACGTGCTCGACGAGGCCGATTTCCGGGAGCGCGCCCGGGCCTGGCGTACCGCGTTCGGGCAGGACGCCGACGTCTTCTACGCCGGCAAGGCGTTCCTGTCCCGTGCCGTCGTGCGGTGGTTGGACGAGGAGGGGCTGAATCTCGACGTGTGTTCCGGTGGGGAGCTCGCCACCGCCCTCTCCGCCGGGATGCCCGCCGACCGCATCGCCTTCCACGGCAACAACAAGTCCGTCGGCGAGATCACGCGGGCCATCGAGGCCGGTGTCGGGCGGATCGTGCTCGACTCCTTCCAGGAGATCGTGCGGGTCGCTCATATCGCGCAGTCCCTCGGCAAGCGGCAGCGCGTGCAGATCCGTATCACCGTGGGCGTGGAAGCGCACACGCACGAGTTCATCGCCACCGCCCACGAGGACCAGAAGTTCGGGATTCCGCTTGCCGGGGGCCAGGCCGCCGAAGCCGTGCGGCGCGCTCTTCAGCTCGACGGGCTCGAAGTCATCGGGATCCACAGTCACATCGGGTCGCAGATCTTCGACATGTCCGGGTTCGAGGTCGCGGCCCATCGGGTTGTCGGGCTACTCAAGGCCGTTCGTGACGAGCACGGTGTCGAGCTTCCCGAGATCGACCTCGGGGGCGGGCTCGGCATCGCCTACACCAGCGACGACGACCCCCGCGAGCCGCACGAGATCGCCAAGGCGCTCACCGAGATCGTCACCCGTGAGTGCGAGTCCGCGAAGCTGCGGACCCCGCGGATCTCCGTCGAGCCGGGGCGCGCCATCGTCGGGCCGACCGCCTTCACGCTCTACGAGGTCGGCACCATCAAGCCCCTCGACGGGCTGCGGACGTATGTGTCGGTCGACGGGGGCATGTCCGACAACATTCGGACGGCGCTCTACGACGCCGAATACAGCGTCGCTCTCGTGTCCCGGCGCTCCGACGCCGAGCCCATGCTCGCGCGGGTCGTCGGCAAGCACTGCGAGAGCGGGGACATCGTGGTCAAGGACGCCTTTCTGCCGGGGGATCTGGCACCGGGTGACCTGATCGCCGTACCGGCCACGGGTGCGTACTGCCGTTCCATGGCCAGCAATTACAACCATGTGCTCCGGCCGCCGGTCGTCGCCGTGAAGGATGGGGAGTCGCGGGTCATCGTCCGCCGGGAGACGGAGGACGACCTCCTGCGTCTCGACGTCGGCTGA